The Armatimonadota bacterium genome contains the following window.
CTTCTGCATATTCAGGCTTTATCTCCAGGGCTTTCGTAAAGTGGAATATCGCCTCGTCAAGTCTTCTTTGCGCAACTAGCTCAATCCCAAGATTACTATGAGCCTCTGCATAATTAGGCTTCAGTCGAATTGCTTCCAAATATTCCTCAACTGCCTCTTTTCCTTTCCCCAGCTTCGACAAAGCGACTCCAAGATTAAAGTGAGCATCAGCGAAGTTTGGAGCCAAACGGATTGTTTCATTGTAGTAACCGATTGCTTCCTCAGGACGACCTACCTCGACCAAAGCAATCCCCAAATTCAAGTGTGCCTCCGCCAGCTTCGGATTGTACTTCAGTGCCTCATAATAATGCTCGATTGCCTCGTCTCTATTCCCTTTTCTGGAAAGGATATTTGCCAAGTTATTGTGTGCAAGCGCGCTTTTCGGGTTTGCCGCAATTGTATGTCGCCAAAGTGTTTCAGCATCTTTATATGCATGTCCCTG
Protein-coding sequences here:
- a CDS encoding tetratricopeptide repeat protein; this encodes QYLACLGPISLVGWVLAVRWGKLSFARHLISAVILVVLAFLTWRQGHAYKDAETLWRHTIAANPKSALAHNNLANILSRKGNRDEAIEHYYEALKYNPKLAEAHLNLGIALVEVGRPEEAIGYYNETIRLAPNFADAHFNLGVALSKLGKGKEAVEEYLEAIRLKPNYAEAHSNLGIELVAQRRLDEAIFHFTKALEIKPEYAEAHNNLAAALYFKGDYVRAQQEIQLCEKYGGRPHPGLIKAISEKLKKSQ